A section of the Paralichthys olivaceus isolate ysfri-2021 chromosome 16, ASM2471397v2, whole genome shotgun sequence genome encodes:
- the ndufb3 gene encoding NADH dehydrogenase [ubiquinone] 1 beta subcomplex subunit 3, translating into MGGDHGHSKMSMPDWRLWKVEGTPLEVTKQRLAARGLKDPWGRNEAWRFSGGFAHSVTFAEVLLKGFKWGFAAFTVALAVEYALFPPKKGGH; encoded by the exons ATGGGAGGTGACCATGGCCACAGCAAAATGTCCATGCCAGACTGGCGGCTGTGGAAGGTGGAGGGAACACCTCTGGAGGTCACAAAGCAGAGGCTGGCAGCCAGGGGCCTCAAGGACCCGTGGGGACG taaCGAGGCGTGGAGGTTCTCCGGCGGCTTCGCTCATTCTGTGACTTTTGCAGAGGTGCTGCTGAAAGGATTCAAGTGGGGCTTTGCTGCCTTTACTGTGGCTCTGGCTGTAGAGTACGCCCTGTTCCCACCAAAGAAGGGTGGACACTAA